The following nucleotide sequence is from Triticum dicoccoides isolate Atlit2015 ecotype Zavitan chromosome 7B, WEW_v2.0, whole genome shotgun sequence.
ATTGGAAACTCCGTCTTCGATCGTTTCCGCATAGAGGGAAGGCCTAACCATCTTGCGCCGTACAATGTGTACCTCAGAAAACTAGGACACATGATTAGTCCACACGATTGTTGTCATCATCACCAAAACCTTAAGGTAGAAGATGCCCTTACAATTGTAAAAACATTAGAGTGGTTTTATTTCATGCCACACATGTGGCACTTACCAGCTGGGTTAAAAAAAATAGTTtcaccaaaaagtattttcaaatatgaatctaacaatatattTTTTGTAACGTATCACATATATTTTACTAGTCAAGTATAGGTTCAAAGTTTGACTACATTGgagactaagagcatctccaaccgcaCCCCCAACAGGCCCCCTGTAGACGTTTTTTAGCGTCGGCGCCCAAAAATCGGCACAGTCGCGTCCCCAGGAGCCTGTTTTTCGTCGGGttgggccgaaattggcgccggtgGACCCAggtcgaacccggcgcgctgggggcgctcgggggcgccggggcAATCGAATTTCGCGCAAAATAAAGGCAGGCCCGCCAAGTCAGCGACCCACGcgcctcgtcgtcctcatcgcctcggtttcccgcagagaatcaatgccaaggctgcccgccggtcagccttccattgattcctcacaaGCGGCGCGGGCGCGGCGACGCCCCacctcccgccacgcgtacacacggcgcCCACCCGGCCGCTATATAACGCTTCCCCTCGCCTGAGGTCGTACCCCACCCACAGCCGCCGATCTCTCTCCGCCGAGCTCTCTCCCCGTGTGCCGACGCCGCCAAGCTCTCTCTCTGTTCCTCCCCTCTCAGCTTTCCAAGCCGCGGTGATGGGCGAGAGGTTCCCTGGTAATGGGGCGGCGAccaatggcttcggccgccgctaGCTGCACGAGTGGGAGGCGTACCTCCTGTTCGAGGCCAACacgccggcgccgccggacatgcgtacATCGGGGGGTGGAGGCTCAGCACCGGTGGCGTCCCCATCCCCCGCTGCCCGACGTTGACGTGCGACCCGACTAGTTTGCCGATGAGATCGCCTGCGTGCGGGTGTCGCTGACGGAGGAGCAGCGGGCCCTCCCGCAGAACGCCATCGGCAAAGGCCTGGGCGGCGTACTTTCAGCACCGGCAGGCGCAGCGGCTCGCCTCCACCAACGGGACGCCGATGGTGCGGGGGTCGAAGAACAGCGAgggccgccgcctgtggtgggCTGCCCCGGCCGGACTCTCCACGCCGTCCTCCAGCACCTTGAGGGCGGCAACGAGCCGCCATTGACGTACCCTGCCGCCCCGGGTCCCCGCCGGAGCGGCGGCCAATGGATGGCGCACCGGActggctcctcctcttcctcctgccgCTCATCCTCTCGCTCCTCCAGCTCATCCGcgttgctcggcgtcaaggccgagcctgcGGAGACCACCGAGACGCCGCTCGGCCAGCGCACCCGCAGCGccagcatcgtcatcaacgagggcaggcacgcctcctcctcctcggctcatccccgcttcgtcaagccgaagacggagcgGGGCATCGCCGTCGTGAAGACGGACCCAGGGCTCGATGACGCGGCGGCCTTAAAGTGGGCGCGCGAAGACTGGGCGCGGACGGAGCTGGAGCGCCAGCGCCGCTCCCTGGAGCAGTACTCCGCTCACCACCGTGGCCGCGACGAGGGAGGCGTCGTCGACGGCGACCTCAACGCATTTTTCGGCCTGCAGTCGCGCCCTGTTTTGTTTTTTAACTACTTTATCTATGTAAAAAAAACTATTTCAATTCATCGAGATAATATAAATGTTTCGCCGAATATTTGTCCCGTTCGCCGACTTTTAGGTTCAAAAATTTTAAAAACAACCGTGTGGGGCCGACCCTGGGGCCCTCGGTTGGGAACCAGATCGCCCCGAGGCCGATTTTTAGCGCCGGTTCGCCCACAGGCAGCGATTTTTCGAGCAAccaggggggccaacggctggagatgctctaaaaaaCCCGGACGCCAGAGAGAGTTAAACTGTAACCAAAAAATTGTTGACTATTAATGGATGAAGCTGGCAAAAATCTTGTATTATACTGTATTAAGTTTGGACAGGTTTAAAGTAAATAATAAGTAAAACTAATACTACTCCAGAATCAACCATTTTTTTAATAAGATCCAGAAACAACCCCGGCAGTCAGCAAAATGTTGACATGCTGTCCTAGACGGCAGAAAACTACTAGAGCGACACTAGACAAGATGCACGCGCCAGCTTGTCTCGGCGCAGCCAGCCAGCCACCTGCCCCGCCACATCGGTGACACGCACGCGAACAATATAAAAGGGAGCGGCCTCCCCATCCACGGCAGCCGGTGACGCCccgccagtgtggtgcccagccccAGGGGACGAGGGGCACACGAGCGCGCGCTCCCCCCGATCGAAAACCACATGCATGAGACCAACCACAAGCACCCCAGCGGTGAGCCACCAAAGTTGATGGACGCTTAAGCTAATTTAACCAAAGTGCACGTACTTGAGATAGATACTTAGGACTAATCTAATTCAAGTGGCCGCGGCTTACGAGGTGTGCGTCTCTCTGTTCGTGGCACGGCGCTACCATGGCTAGAAAGGGCCCGGAAACTGAGAGGCGAGCATGCCCTGGCGTAGTGCGGTGTCATGGCGTGATCACGTACGTTTCGCGCCCCGATTGGTGTCCCGGTGCCGTCATAGGAAACAATGCTGTATTTTATGCAATTCGCCAGAGAGAAAGAGGGAGAGTAGCATGGATCGATCAAAGGCTCGCGCGCAAGGTACACCATTCAACTTGCTCGAATCATCTGCTTTCTCGCATCTGCTCCATGCCTCCATTAAGCATATTAGCATTAGCACTGACGATCTGCAAAGTCCAAAAGTGCCCTACTCTAACTCTACTCCAGCATAACTAATTAACCTGGCCGATTGAACAGGTTCTAAAGCAAAGGCAAAGCTAATGTAGTTGTAGAAGTATTACTACTGATTAATCGTTCTAGCGCGGCATACTATACTACTCCATGTCTCCATGTGGTATTGTAGTATTAGTAGTTGCTAGACCACCGATCACCACTAGCTCATGTGATTGGTTCAGGACATGGTACAATCTATTCGTTTTGCCCTTGTAGTAGTAGAGAGCATCAGGACTTTGTACTAGTTGTAGTTGATAAAATGCTCACTTGACTGATCGTATTAGATTTCGTAAATTTGACGTTGCTCTCGAGTGCGAGAGGCCCCAACGATCGGCCCAGCCATTCATTTGCTCTACGGCGCCCAATCAAAGTACTCCGATGTTGAGGTAATAGACCGTCGTGACAAGGAGAGCAAACGTTGGAAGTTTTTTTCCCCGCGGTGCCGATGCGTTCGATGGCATCTACACGTCCGACGACGACATCTCGATCGCTGCACAGAAGCGGCAGAGAGCTGTACCAAAACGGGCTGGCAGgtattagtagtagtagtagtaccgacCAAGCGCCGTCGATCAGTCGACCGACCGGACGAAGGAGCGCCATGGCTCGATGGCAGACGACAGCGCCGTGCTTTCGGGTCATCTATGCACCGTCTGTGTTTTACATGCATGTCACGACGAGCAGGCGCACTGTGCCGGCAACAGTACAAGCGGTGCGCTGCAGCCACCGGCGACGGTGAGCCTCTCCTTTCCTCCTTTTGTCGCCTCGCGGAACAGTCGGCTCACGGCTGCACTGCATATGCGCCTCTGCTCAGCAGGTCGGCCATTTGACAAGCCATGTCCATGTGAACTGTGACCCCCGACTCGGAGGCGCGCACTCGCCACCACAGGCAGCCGGACACCCCTCCGAACCAAAAGTGACCGCTGAGCTGCAGCGCACCTCGCGCCGCCGGGGGATTCGTCGCGACTTGCATCCCGCCCGATCTCCGCACGCGCCACGTCCAAGGAATCGCCGGAGATTGGACAGCCGGGTTGGTGAAGTGGATCCGCCGTTTCTGCTACTCTCttggttcggaattacttgtcacaaaaatgaataaaaaaatgtatctacaactaaaatacatctagatacattcatttcttggacgagtaatttcGAACAGAGGGGGTAGGATTGTGACGTGAACGCGAAGGCctgtgtggtgacattggagtgaaCGGGCAGCGGCGCTCCGCACCAATACCGTGGTGACTGACGACGACGTCCCCGTATCCTTGGCGGAGAGGAAGCAACCCGGTGCCGGCGATGCCCCGGTTCCTTTACATCCCGGTCCCATGCCGCTCCCACCGTCCATTCGCGCGCCGATTGCCGGGAAGCATCAATCTTCATTCGAGTACCGATTGGTGAGATAAACGGAAGAGAAATCAGCAAAGTGTGCCCttacattttgttttatttttcagttttgataaagcacatctagatgtgccctaacaTTTCACATTTAAATCGATGTCATTGATTATACACAGAGATTCGTACAAACTAAggtacatctagatgtgtcctagagagACTTTTGTTTACGATGTAGGAGTCGTACGTATCCACTGAAAAGAGAAGCACCGTGACCGCACCTAGTTTGTTTCCTTCACCTGCGTTGGGTGCTTCGTTTTCATTCACTGTCGATCGCCGTCGGCGTCATCACCACTGCAGCACGGTTTGGAAGCATCCGCCGCTCTAACAATATTCACGGGACAGCGATGGATTTCTCCAATTTTAAAGGAGGGGCCATTTTGTTGCTTTGCGCTCCACCATCGCGCAAGCAAGCAACTTGCTTTGCACTACATTGAACTAACCACGGGAGGCTCTCGTATTACTCAGACGGCGGTGAGATCTCCTCTGCTGGATACGTTTTCATCAGATCCTGCAAATGTTGCACTATGCCCAAGTGACTGTGCTGCAGTAGCAGTATAGTTTAATCGAGCGGCTGTCTCAGGGTTTGTTTACCAAAACCTGCAAATTGGGATCCCATCTGGATTTAGCAGCTGGGCTCTGATCAAGCACCGCCAGATTTAGTAAGCCACTAGTAGGTAGTAGTACTACCTGTGAGATTCTACTAACATGTTGTTGCTTCATGCAGGCAGATGCAGGACAGATCAATGGGCAGATCTTGATCCAATTACAACCAAGTGCCAAATAATTTGCAGAGCATGTGGCTTAGTCAAGGTCAATGATAAAAACGGTTAGCAGCAtcgtcccacatgtcagtgtcatgcTGCACATACAACCTCTTTATAACATTGCAAAGAATGCTGGGGCACCATGTGATGGATGAGCGGTCGATCGATCAATCAGTCGACAAGGTTAATGGTGAAACTCCTGCTGGAGTGATTTAAAAGAAAGGCTTTGTCGAAATATCTACTCTGTCAAGATTCTACAGAACACAAACAACATTTTGGAAGTTCAACAAGGGGACAGACTTTCAGACAACTTGGAGAGCTTAAGTTCTTGATTCATTTGGAAAAAAATAACAGTACTAGCTCCAAATCTCATGACCTAATTCTGCACCAGGATAAAAAATATCCCCCCGTTCTGCTCGGCACACCTGAGAACAGGTGCGCCGAAGCCACTTGCAAGCTTTCACCTAGTCCCAATTCCAATCTCTACATCCCCTTCCATTAATCCTGGCTCACAACCTGAGCCAGCAATATACACAATAACACGACATATAGGATATATATCATGCACATATGCTGACAGAAACTAATTAACGGGTTTGGTTCCCTAGTAGAGGGTGCCAACGATTTTCTGTTCTTTCGCTCCGTCGATGCTAGGCGGCGGCCACGGTGCCGCTGGTGCCGTCGGAGCCGCCGCTGCCGGTCGCCGGGAAGCATTTCTTTTCCTTGAGCTCGTCCAGGTTCATCTGCTGCTGCCTGCATTCGAGGCTGCAGAAGGCCACCTCACCCCTGCACGATGCAACAAGAAATATCAAGCTCAGTGATCATTGGTTGTAGATGGCATGTTCCATCAATTAATCAGCAATCTGTCTGCGAGGACAAGAAATGCAGATCTGTAGCCTGTGAGTGGTATTATTGGAGTTAGGAGACCCACTCCACATCCTATGAATGATGCAGAGGTGAGAGGTTGTTACATAGTGCACAGCTGGATGAAAGGGAAACAACTTATTGTTTTTGAGTGTTCTTGTCATCACACAAACTGATTCCCTTTCCCCCTCCAAAAGTGGGGAGAAATGCAAAAACTAAAACCAATCGGTTCTTTCATTGCATTTGATTGGTTTTCTGCCAAAAACAGGAGGCCATCAGATCAAGCCAGTGTTCGTTTCATCAACCAAATTAAAGCCCCAACTCACAAAATGATTTCACCAAAAACAGGGCCGGAACAAGAAGCGCAGGATCAAACCATCAACCTCGAATCCCATAGACAAACAAATCCGATAAAAGTTCGATCGATCTCTACGTCCGagagcagcggctatcatgcaaagATTCTACGGGAGACGAACAAAGTCCGCCGAAAAACAAACCACGGCAAGTTCAAGGCCGAGCTTTGGAAGGCTTACATGTATATGAAGGTGTCGGAGGAAAAACCAACCACGGCAGGGCTCAAGGCTTACATGTATATGAAGGTGTCGCGGCCGGGGCCGAGGCGGCGGCAGCAGAGGCCGCAGGCCTTGAGGAAGGCGGCCGTCTCCACGGCGGCGTTGAAGTCCCCCGAGTGGCGCCTCTGGAAGGCGGCCGAGGCGGCGCCCCACTCCGTCTGCGCCGGCGCCGCCGaggcgcccctggccgcccgcgtGGGCTGgcgccccgcctcctcctccggcggcacCGCGAAGGCCGACATGCTCGTGGTCCGCCGCATCGAGCTGCTGTTCCGGTGCCTCTTCCCCAGCGTCGTCATCGCCCCTCGCCTAGGTTCCACCGGCCGGACGGACGGAGtcggagagggggagagggagtgggGGATGGCGAGTggcgaaggagggaggaggagggaggctctGTGTGGGGGTAGTTAAAGAGGGGCGGCGGGGTGGGAGGGAATCGGGGGATCTGGGCCGTCCATCGGAATCTGCGGGGGATACTTTTCCCTCCCCGCTCCGCTCCGCTCTTCCTCCTCGTCAGTGATGCGATTCTGACTTCATGGGCGTGGGGCCCGCGGCCCTCGGCCTCAGGCATTTCTCTCTCCGAATTTATGGCTCCGATGCCATTTTGTGAATGGAACCTTTCCGGTTTTTCACACGGAGCTGGCAGCAGGAGGAAACGGAGGCCCGTCTGAAGCTGCTTTTGCTGGATTCTGCTTCTGAGTTGCTGTCCCTTTGCCACTCTTTCTCTGGTAGCATCAAccgtcttcgtcctcctcctcctcctccccgctgTCAGTATGAAAAGCACATTTTCGCTCTCGGACGCCACCACTCTTCTCCGCCTTTTCTACACTTCCGCTGCTGGATTCGAGtgcctcgcaaaaaaaaaaaacataaaAGCGCACCAGTGTTTTCTTCTTCTTAAAGTTCAATTTACCTAGTATGTTTGATCAAGCATATAGAGAGAAAAATATCTACACCGCCAAATTATTGTCGCTAGACTCATCACGGAATATATTTCATATTTTGTTTAGTTTGTAATCTAGATTTTTTTTGGCGGGGTAGTTTGTATTTCGGTTAATAGTCAAATGCTTCCCTCCTCATATTTATTTTTGAAGCACCGTGGACTCTTTTATTTTTGGAGGAGGAGGGAAGCATTTGACTATTAAAATAAATATGGTTTATATTTGGAAGGGGGGAAGAAGGCTACATGATATACCACTAGGAAGGTGTAAAGATATAAAAACAGTAATGTTTGTCGACATGAGATATAGTTTTATAATACTACAAGAAGTTAAATGTAAAATTAATCTACACACAGAAAAGCCACAAAGATCCGGCTGGGAATAGTGTTACACAACATAAAAGCACAAAAGACAACATGTCGGACATTATTCATAGTGATGTCTTCGTTGTTTCTTGTTTCTCCATGTGTAGATCAAATTTACATTGGTATAAACCTCTTGTCAACACACTTTTTCCCTTTTAACAAATTATGCTTTACAACCTTTTATACATGTTATCGTGATTTAGATTCGAGCAATGCTCCAAAGTGGTGGTAGCACTAGAATCTTTCTCGTTGTCTCCCTTCATTGTTGCGGTGACCACCCTCTACTATCTCCCAACGCCGTCGAATATAATGTCTTACATGATTGAAAGACGTCTGGGCCTTAATGCCACTACATCTTTTGTCCATTCAGAGAAGACTATGCCTGGGCTGATTCATGAATACACCGATGGTTATTTTTGTTGCATCTTACATGATCATGATTATACCATTTAGTCCAGTAATATTTACATGTTTGTACCACCCGATCATGGTATATGTTCCCGTCTCGGCTCCCCAGGTCGCTCCCGCGGGCGGCCCGGgagcgaaccctagccgccgccagcgcAGGCCCCTCCGGCCCctccttccctcgccgccgccggcggacgttgccgggcgaagcccgcgcggctcggcggcggcggggcccttccCTCCTCCAGCTCGAGCAGGGGCGGCGCGGGCCGTTCGTTCGGGCGGGGACTCGGCGCGGCGCTCGCGCGGGTGCGCGCACCGGCGAGGGTTGCCGTGTTCGGGATGGCGTGGCGAGGGCGCgcaaggcgcggcgcgggcgcgttCGGTCTTCGGCGGCGTAGATCGGACGCTGGATCGGGAATCGCATTGGcggcgcccgatccagatctgaaggcTTCCGTCTACTTCAACCAGGGCTGCCTCCGATGGTCCTGCTTTCGGCGGCCTTTGTCGTCGGAGTTGTACCGGTTTGGCGGCTGGAGGTGGGAGGTGGCTCCGGAGAAATCNNNNNNNNNNGTTCGGGCGGGGACTCGGCGCGGCGCTCGCGCGGGTGCGCGCACCGGCGAGGGTTGCCGTGTTCGGGATGGCGTGGCGAGGGCGCgcaaggcgcggcgcgggcgcgttCGGTCTTCGGCGGCGTAGATCGAACGCTGGATCGGGAATCGCATTGGcggcgcccgatccagatctgaaggcTTCCGTCTACTTCAACCAGGGCTGCCTCCGATGGTCCTGCTTTCGGCGGCCTTTGTCGTCGGAGTTGTACCGGTTTGGCGGCTGGAGGTGGGAGGTGGCTCCGGAGAAATCCGAGGCCAGCAGTGCTGGTCACGACGGCGGCGACGCCCGAGGGCGCCgtacccttcttggaggcgccgtcCAGATtgcctccttcccctcttccttaCACCCAGCTCGTATGCCGGGCGAAAGCCCAAATCCATGCCGGATTGAGCGACAGCGGCGCTCCGGGCGTCGTCACCTTCTTGGGGGTGTCGTTCTTGGTGAGCTTGGGGTGGATGTGATGCTTTGGTTGCTTGGCGGCGGATTGGTCTTCAGAAGCCCTGCCGGTCTCGGCGGAGNNNNNNNNNNNNNNNNNNNNNNNNNNNNNNNNNNNNNNNNNNNNNNNNNNNNNNNNNNNNNNNNNNNNNNNNNNNNNNNNNNNNNNNNNNNNNNNNNNNNNNNNNNNNNNNNNNNNNNNNNNNNNNNNNNNNNNNNNNNNNNNNNNNNNNNNNNNNNNNNNNNNNNNNNNNNNNNNNNNNNNNNNNNNNNNNNNNNNNNNNNNNNNNNNNNNNNNNNNNNNNNNNGAATTATGTCAAACTGAATATCGTACTAGGAGTTGTGCACATCATTCCACTCGAAAGCATCTGCACTTGAGcgtgaaaaataaataaataaatatcacATAAATACAAAAGAAAGTGattttttttggcatcaaagatgcTTGGGTGTGCTAGGTGCGTGCACAAAGTTCATGGTGAAATTGACATCCGGGGAGctctgggcaaaaaaaaaatgtCTGCCAAAGAAACTTCCAAAAAGAGCATTGTTTAGACCCATGTTTTTAAGACCTCCCCGAATGTCATTTCACCACAAAATTTTGCACGCACATAGCACACTCGAGCATCTTCGTTGCAATTATTTAGATTTTAAATTTATTTACTATTTGTTTATAGACAGCAAATGAGCATGGGCTCGGTGTTGGATTACCGAACACACTCCTCCTATTTTGGTGTTGTATGGCTCATTTACATTATAATCTTATTTTTCAGACACGAAGTCCAAATTTAGACTATTACTTCTTCTTTTTGCGAAAAAAGCCATCGCAAAGACAAGGGGATCGTGCAGTTCATTAAAAAAAAAGATATCATCCAGTTTATAAGAAAGAAGGTTGGGAATAGCAAGTAGGACGAGAATTCAGTCGCAACCAAGGAACATTTCCTGTTTTAATCTGGACTACTACTACCTCGTCGCGTAACTCCCATTCAGCTCAACGGCCACAAACTCAGGAGCCTTCGTTTTCCTTGCGCGATGGAGAGAGCGGCCGATCGATCGACCCGAGGAGAAGGAATTGAAGAACCTCGGAG
It contains:
- the LOC119340525 gene encoding FCS-Like Zinc finger 6-like translates to MTTLGKRHRNSSSMRRTTSMSAFAVPPEEEAGRQPTRAARGASAAPAQTEWGAASAAFQRRHSGDFNAAVETAAFLKACGLCCRRLGPGRDTFIYMGEVAFCSLECRQQQMNLDELKEKKCFPATGSGGSDGTSGTVAAA